The following coding sequences are from one Nitrospirota bacterium window:
- a CDS encoding cation transporter, with the protein MGAEGSGHPGHSLSAGAPDLRTREVRWVLWAVLGLNLLVALAKLLYGVVTASLGMQADGFHSLFDGVSNIVGLTGLWLAAAPPDEVHPYGHKKYETLAAASIGAMLLGTCVYLLWTSYAHWQGSVQPQVTRASFAIMLATMAINYGVMRWERGKGQALRSEILVADSHHTGSDLLTSCSVLAGLVAVKLGYPAMDPIVAVVIAAIIAKTALSVLAETSQSLTDQARLDPEQVRAVVLRNAGVLDCHKIRTRGLPHHIFVDLSVHVPAVMTVGDSHDLAHRVEEAIKERFDGVAEVIVHVEPENCG; encoded by the coding sequence ATGGGCGCTGAGGGGAGCGGGCATCCGGGCCATAGTCTGTCTGCGGGAGCGCCGGACCTGCGCACCCGGGAAGTGCGGTGGGTGCTGTGGGCGGTCTTAGGCCTCAATCTGCTGGTGGCCTTGGCCAAGCTGCTCTATGGGGTGGTCACGGCCTCGCTCGGCATGCAGGCCGACGGGTTTCATTCGCTCTTCGACGGGGTGTCGAATATTGTGGGGCTGACCGGGCTCTGGCTCGCTGCGGCTCCGCCGGATGAAGTCCATCCGTATGGGCACAAGAAGTATGAAACCCTGGCGGCGGCTTCCATCGGGGCCATGTTGTTGGGCACCTGTGTCTATCTCCTCTGGACCAGCTATGCCCATTGGCAGGGTTCGGTCCAGCCTCAGGTGACGCGCGCCAGCTTCGCGATCATGCTGGCGACGATGGCGATCAACTACGGCGTCATGCGCTGGGAGCGGGGCAAGGGCCAGGCGCTGCGCAGCGAGATTCTGGTGGCGGACTCTCATCACACCGGGAGCGATCTGTTGACGTCCTGCTCGGTCCTCGCCGGCCTGGTGGCGGTCAAGTTGGGGTATCCCGCCATGGACCCGATCGTGGCCGTGGTGATTGCGGCGATTATTGCGAAGACGGCACTGTCGGTGCTGGCTGAAACCTCCCAGTCGTTGACCGATCAGGCGCGGCTGGACCCGGAGCAGGTCCGGGCCGTAGTCTTACGGAACGCCGGCGTGCTGGATTGTCATAAGATCAGGACCAGGGGACTGCCGCATCACATCTTCGTGGACCTCTCCGTCCACGTTCCGGCCGTGATGACCGTGGGAGACTCCCATGATCTGGCGCACCGAGTCGAAGAGGCGATCAAGGAACGGTTTGACGGGGTCGCGGAGGTGATTGTGCATGTGGAGCCGGAGAACTGTGGCTAG
- a CDS encoding sodium:calcium antiporter: MKKRRPSIGTAGGLRSGPEGRCARSWTTRGSRTARAKQKYGATSDGRDATREIYHLSFIISHAEASVTVLLYVLLFLVSVAVTLGGCALFTNGIEWLGKRLKVPEGAIGSIFAAVGTTLPETSIPVIAIFFGTGQERTEVGLGAILGAPFMLSTLVLPILAGLLVLYAGLGKRQPQFKLHYGEVRTDLLFFLMAYGIAVGCAFVPSRLLHYVAAGFLVTLYLLYMKIKFSGDQEGGEALGPLFFARRSAVPSYGAIAAQAAVGMAGLIGGAHLFVTAAKAMAATLDVSPLLLALLIAPLATELPEMSNSFLWLYQKKDTLAVGNVTGAMVFQGTFPVSLGLIGTDWSLASSALITMGLAMVAVGMSLVQLFWGGRWRPWLLGSGALLYLGFMVFLYGR; encoded by the coding sequence GTGAAAAAGCGGCGCCCGAGTATCGGGACTGCCGGCGGATTGCGGAGCGGACCGGAAGGCCGGTGCGCGAGGTCATGGACGACGCGCGGCTCGCGTACCGCACGCGCAAAGCAAAAGTACGGAGCCACAAGTGATGGACGGGATGCCACAAGGGAAATTTATCATTTATCATTTATCATTTCGCACGCGGAAGCTTCCGTGACCGTCCTGCTGTATGTCCTGCTGTTTTTGGTTTCCGTGGCGGTCACGCTGGGCGGCTGCGCGCTCTTTACGAACGGCATCGAGTGGCTCGGCAAGCGCCTCAAGGTGCCGGAAGGGGCGATCGGGAGCATCTTCGCTGCCGTCGGCACCACCTTGCCGGAAACGTCCATTCCGGTGATCGCGATCTTTTTCGGCACGGGACAGGAGCGGACGGAAGTCGGGCTTGGCGCGATCCTGGGCGCTCCGTTCATGCTCAGCACCTTGGTCTTGCCGATTCTGGCCGGGTTGTTGGTACTCTACGCCGGCCTGGGGAAGCGCCAGCCCCAGTTCAAGTTGCATTACGGGGAGGTCCGGACCGACTTGCTCTTCTTTCTGATGGCGTATGGCATTGCGGTCGGCTGCGCATTTGTGCCCTCGCGCCTCCTGCATTATGTCGCGGCCGGTTTCTTGGTGACCCTGTATCTCCTCTATATGAAAATCAAGTTCAGCGGAGATCAGGAAGGTGGGGAGGCACTGGGACCCCTCTTCTTCGCCCGCCGGTCTGCCGTTCCTTCTTATGGGGCTATTGCCGCTCAGGCGGCAGTCGGCATGGCCGGCCTGATCGGCGGCGCGCATCTGTTCGTCACGGCGGCCAAGGCGATGGCGGCCACCCTGGACGTTTCTCCCTTATTGCTGGCCCTGTTGATTGCGCCGCTGGCCACCGAGCTGCCGGAAATGTCCAACAGCTTTCTCTGGCTCTACCAGAAGAAGGACACCTTGGCGGTCGGCAACGTGACGGGCGCGATGGTCTTTCAAGGAACCTTCCCTGTGTCGTTGGGGTTGATCGGCACCGATTGGTCGCTGGCCTCCTCCGCGTTGATCACGATGGGGCTGGCGATGGTCGCGGTCGGGATGAGCTTGGTGCAATTGTTTTGGGGCGGGCGTTGGAGGCCCTGGCTGCTCGGGAGCGGGGCGCTCCTCTATCTGGGGTTTATGGTCTTTCTCTATGGGCGCTGA
- the rsmA gene encoding ribosomal RNA small subunit methyltransferase A has translation MTPALPPARKRLGQHFLVDPNIVRKIVALAELRPDETVFEIGPGRGILTRALCAEAKQVVAVELDVQLGVYLREATRDCPNLDLRVGDALEFPYEALPEGTVVVANLPYYVSTPLLFKLLEARQKIDRMVLMLQTEVARRLVAQPGTEDYGILSVLTQYAAAAKLAFTVSANCFRPRPDVGSSVVSLALRRQPALVVQDEASFVRTVRASFAHRRKTLANSLRDEGLAQDRIMQALVQVGIDPRRRAETLTLHEFAVLAEVLGRAVPGEELKADG, from the coding sequence ATGACCCCAGCCCTCCCGCCTGCCCGCAAACGCCTCGGCCAGCACTTTCTCGTGGATCCCAATATCGTCCGGAAGATCGTGGCGCTGGCCGAGTTGCGGCCGGACGAGACGGTTTTCGAGATCGGCCCCGGGCGGGGCATCCTGACCCGCGCCCTGTGCGCGGAGGCCAAGCAGGTGGTGGCGGTCGAACTGGACGTGCAACTGGGCGTATACCTGCGGGAGGCGACCAGGGATTGTCCGAACCTGGACCTGCGCGTGGGGGATGCGCTGGAGTTTCCCTACGAGGCACTCCCGGAGGGGACGGTTGTTGTGGCCAATCTTCCCTATTACGTGTCCACGCCGCTCCTCTTCAAGCTCCTGGAAGCGAGACAGAAGATCGATCGGATGGTCCTGATGCTCCAGACCGAGGTGGCGCGCCGCCTCGTGGCGCAACCGGGGACGGAGGACTACGGCATCCTGTCGGTCCTGACGCAATATGCAGCTGCGGCGAAGCTGGCATTCACGGTGTCGGCCAACTGCTTCCGGCCTCGCCCCGATGTTGGATCCTCCGTGGTCTCCCTGGCGTTGCGGCGACAGCCGGCGCTGGTCGTGCAGGATGAAGCCTCGTTCGTGCGCACGGTCCGTGCCTCGTTCGCCCATCGGCGGAAGACGCTTGCCAATTCCCTCCGGGACGAAGGCCTGGCCCAGGACCGGATCATGCAGGCTTTGGTGCAGGTGGGAATCGACCCCAGACGCCGAGCCGAAACGCTGACGCTGCACGAATTCGCGGTTCTTGCTGAAGTCTTGGGCAGGGCGGTGCCTGGTGAGGAGCTGAAAGCTGATGGCTGA
- a CDS encoding DNA translocase FtsK encodes MGAPTTAKRGDARPASREPSQLKHEVVGVLLITFSLLTLLSLLSFAETDPLLFSSSGSASSSTRNMIGTVGATLASGLFWFAGGGAYLLPFLLGMLAGRCFVAGLLTVTIRSAVGSLAALLFLSGLFHLEMPAVPTILSGWVYPGLGGGRVGHLLADGLRLYFASTGAHIIVLAGLLVSLLLAAPMSLADLWQRVPGWWAKLKETILALIPERTEKEEQPEKVKKAKPKPVKINRPAEIEPVDVPAAEPPLVVALHKEKPAKKPKAVPLPEKEDEEERPLVAANLVSTGYVLPDPRELLTDPSGTLDRMSDEELKAQSEVLTRALQSFGIEGKVTEVHPGPVVVMYEFEPAPGVKVARIVNLADDLALALKAESLRIVAPLPGKSVVGIEVPNRYRETVSLKEVMISEAFVKVQAKSKLALALGKDIFGKPAAADLKSMPHLLVAGATGAGKSVGLNTILLSLLFSARPDEVKLLLIDPKMLELKSYDGVPHLLRPVITDAKSAARGLSWVVQEMERRYKLLAEANVRNIDSYNRMVAEQQGVVPEPSDKKDSESPEPPVEFLSEDARLAAGESAVPESIQPLGSSAEPTTPPAPLPYIVVMIDELADLMMVAPKEVEEKIARLAQMARASGIHLVLATQRPSVDVLTGLIKANFPARIAFKVSSKTDSRTILDANGAESLLGRGDMLFAAGTGTLNRLHGSFVPDDDVRQVVEFIKKQAAPAYSEELQSLKQEEAKEEEAKDEVYEQAKDLVISSGQASASLIQRRLRVGYPRAARMIEQMQEEGIVGAAGRDGRREVLVRKGPVGEEQE; translated from the coding sequence ATGGGTGCACCCACCACGGCGAAGCGCGGTGACGCTCGCCCGGCTTCTCGTGAACCCTCACAGCTCAAACATGAGGTGGTCGGCGTCCTTCTGATCACCTTCAGCCTGCTGACGTTGCTCAGTCTCCTCTCGTTCGCCGAAACCGATCCGCTTCTCTTTTCGTCCTCAGGGTCCGCCTCTTCTTCGACTCGGAACATGATCGGCACGGTCGGCGCCACGCTGGCCAGCGGCTTGTTCTGGTTTGCGGGAGGGGGGGCGTACCTCTTGCCGTTTTTGTTGGGTATGTTGGCGGGTCGCTGCTTCGTGGCCGGCCTGCTCACCGTGACCATCCGCAGCGCCGTCGGGTCCCTGGCCGCCTTGCTGTTCCTGAGCGGCCTGTTCCACCTGGAGATGCCGGCCGTTCCGACCATCCTGAGCGGATGGGTCTATCCGGGACTGGGAGGCGGGCGAGTGGGACACCTGCTTGCGGACGGCCTGCGGCTCTACTTCGCCAGCACCGGCGCCCATATCATCGTGCTGGCCGGACTCCTGGTCTCGTTGCTTCTGGCCGCGCCCATGTCCCTGGCCGATCTTTGGCAGCGCGTGCCCGGCTGGTGGGCGAAGCTGAAAGAGACGATCCTGGCTCTGATACCGGAACGGACCGAAAAAGAAGAGCAGCCGGAGAAGGTCAAGAAGGCCAAGCCGAAGCCGGTCAAGATCAATCGTCCGGCCGAGATCGAGCCGGTGGACGTCCCGGCGGCGGAGCCGCCTTTGGTGGTCGCCCTGCACAAGGAAAAGCCGGCCAAGAAGCCGAAGGCCGTCCCGCTTCCCGAGAAGGAAGACGAGGAGGAGCGGCCGCTCGTGGCCGCGAACCTCGTCTCGACCGGGTACGTGCTGCCGGACCCGAGAGAGTTGCTGACCGATCCGTCCGGCACGCTGGACCGGATGAGCGACGAAGAACTCAAGGCCCAGTCGGAAGTCTTGACGCGCGCCCTGCAAAGTTTCGGCATTGAGGGGAAAGTCACGGAAGTACATCCAGGCCCGGTCGTGGTTATGTACGAGTTCGAGCCGGCGCCGGGGGTTAAAGTCGCCCGCATCGTCAACCTGGCCGATGACTTGGCCCTGGCCTTGAAAGCGGAGAGCCTCCGTATTGTGGCGCCGCTGCCGGGCAAGTCCGTGGTCGGGATTGAAGTGCCGAATCGCTACCGCGAAACCGTCTCATTGAAAGAGGTCATGATCAGCGAGGCCTTCGTGAAAGTCCAGGCCAAGAGCAAGCTGGCCCTGGCCCTGGGGAAGGACATTTTCGGGAAGCCGGCCGCGGCCGATCTCAAGTCCATGCCGCACTTGCTGGTGGCCGGGGCGACCGGCGCGGGGAAAAGCGTCGGCCTCAATACGATTCTCCTGAGCCTGCTGTTCTCGGCCAGGCCGGACGAAGTGAAGCTGCTGTTGATCGATCCCAAGATGCTGGAGTTGAAATCCTACGACGGCGTGCCCCATCTGCTGCGGCCGGTCATCACGGATGCGAAGTCCGCGGCGCGCGGGTTGAGCTGGGTGGTGCAGGAGATGGAGCGCCGCTACAAGCTGCTGGCCGAGGCCAACGTCCGCAATATCGATTCCTACAATCGGATGGTGGCGGAGCAGCAAGGCGTCGTGCCGGAGCCATCCGACAAGAAAGATTCGGAGTCACCCGAGCCGCCGGTCGAATTCCTGTCCGAGGACGCACGGCTTGCCGCCGGGGAAAGTGCGGTGCCGGAATCAATTCAGCCGCTGGGCTCCTCCGCCGAGCCCACAACGCCTCCGGCGCCGTTGCCGTATATCGTGGTGATGATCGACGAGCTGGCGGATTTGATGATGGTCGCGCCCAAGGAGGTGGAAGAGAAGATTGCGCGCCTGGCCCAGATGGCCAGGGCTTCCGGCATCCACTTGGTGCTGGCCACGCAGCGGCCCTCGGTGGATGTGCTGACCGGCCTGATCAAGGCGAACTTTCCCGCCCGCATCGCGTTCAAGGTGTCCTCCAAGACCGACTCGCGCACGATCCTCGACGCCAACGGGGCCGAGTCCCTGCTGGGACGCGGCGACATGCTGTTCGCGGCCGGCACCGGGACCCTGAACCGGTTGCACGGCTCGTTCGTGCCGGACGACGACGTGCGGCAAGTGGTCGAGTTCATCAAGAAGCAAGCGGCTCCGGCCTACAGCGAAGAGCTGCAGTCGCTCAAACAGGAAGAGGCCAAGGAAGAAGAGGCGAAGGACGAGGTGTACGAGCAGGCGAAGGATCTGGTGATCTCCTCCGGCCAGGCCTCCGCCTCGCTGATCCAGCGGCGCTTGCGTGTCGGGTATCCCCGCGCCGCCCGCATGATCGAACAGATGCAGGAAGAAGGGATCGTCGGCGCCGCAGGCCGGGACGGCCGGCGCGAAGTCCTGGTGCGTAAGGGGCCGGTGGGGGAGGAGCAAGAATGA
- a CDS encoding PAS domain S-box protein, with protein MRSNVTRIMTNSDDLRLGPISILLVHPNPLIQERFGQVLREEGFRVRVVGSGGDAIAIVRRHKIDAALLDINGSSDRIPTILTAMQMEAPHLPVVLLAGNANKDTIATALDLGALAFASEPYDLEVLKALLRRALAVKAGETVIARKEQRLRERDERLRFLVESTPDAIVTADHRGHIITWNQGAHRLFLYTEPEVQGRPLTVLMPVRYHAAHQQGLERFRFTAVSLIAGATVEFHGLRKDGSEFPLELSLSSWKTADGIAYGGIMRDISRRRHMRERPEEVERKPHGTVQDTCPG; from the coding sequence ATGAGGAGCAACGTGACCCGGATCATGACGAACAGTGACGACCTTCGATTGGGCCCCATCTCGATCCTACTCGTCCATCCCAATCCGCTCATACAGGAGCGGTTCGGTCAGGTGCTCCGGGAAGAAGGATTCCGTGTCCGTGTCGTAGGATCCGGCGGTGATGCCATCGCCATCGTGAGACGGCACAAGATCGACGCCGCCCTTCTCGATATCAACGGCTCCTCCGATCGAATCCCGACGATCCTCACCGCCATGCAGATGGAGGCTCCGCACTTACCGGTGGTCCTCCTGGCCGGGAACGCAAACAAGGATACGATCGCAACCGCCCTCGACCTTGGCGCCCTGGCGTTTGCTTCTGAACCCTACGACCTCGAGGTGCTGAAGGCCCTTCTACGTCGAGCGCTGGCCGTGAAGGCAGGGGAAACTGTCATCGCCCGGAAAGAGCAGCGGCTACGGGAACGAGACGAGCGCCTCCGCTTCCTCGTAGAGTCAACACCCGACGCCATCGTCACGGCCGACCATCGGGGCCACATCATCACCTGGAACCAAGGCGCGCACCGGTTGTTCTTGTACACCGAACCGGAAGTCCAGGGCCGGCCGTTGACGGTGCTGATGCCGGTTCGCTACCACGCAGCGCACCAGCAAGGCCTCGAACGGTTCCGATTTACCGCTGTCTCACTTATCGCCGGCGCGACCGTCGAATTCCACGGTTTGCGAAAGGACGGCAGCGAATTCCCCCTAGAGCTGTCGCTGTCGTCCTGGAAGACAGCGGACGGCATCGCCTACGGCGGCATCATGCGCGATATCAGCCGGCGGCGACACATGCGGGAACGACCGGAAGAGGTGGAGAGGAAGCCTCATGGCACAGTGCAAGATACCTGTCCGGGATAA
- the pdxA gene encoding 4-hydroxythreonine-4-phosphate dehydrogenase PdxA, translated as MSLRRTIDRRPFLALTMGDPAGIGPEVIVKALAKPEVLRLCRPLVIGSRDVLERTVRSLRLPLLVREVMDQETPLGRRGEIPILDPLEKPLGPFKIGTVGRQTGAASVAFIKMAVRLAEDGVVDAIVTGPINKEAINKAGFNYPGHTELLADLTHSEEVGMMILGGPLKIMFVTTHVALRDLPDQLTQVRIGKAIRLADRALRDYFGVARPRIGVAALNPHAGEGGLFGDEERKVILPASRRARTIGIQASDPLPADTLFGKAVRGTYDGIVAMYHDQGLIPLKLVAFGTCVNLTIGLPIIRTSVDHGTAFDIAGKGLADPGSLIEAIKLAARLAGNRIKKGRAR; from the coding sequence ATGAGTCTTCGCCGAACGATTGACAGGCGGCCCTTCCTCGCGCTGACGATGGGCGATCCGGCCGGCATCGGGCCCGAGGTGATCGTGAAAGCGTTAGCCAAGCCCGAGGTCCTTCGCCTCTGCCGTCCATTGGTCATCGGCTCCCGGGACGTGCTGGAGCGGACGGTCCGGTCCTTGCGGCTTCCCCTGCTGGTGCGGGAGGTGATGGACCAAGAGACGCCCTTGGGGCGGCGGGGCGAGATTCCGATCCTGGACCCCCTGGAGAAGCCCTTGGGTCCCTTCAAAATCGGAACGGTGGGGCGGCAGACCGGGGCGGCCTCGGTGGCATTCATCAAGATGGCGGTCAGGCTGGCGGAGGACGGCGTCGTGGATGCCATCGTCACCGGGCCCATCAACAAAGAAGCCATCAACAAGGCCGGCTTCAACTATCCGGGCCATACGGAGCTTCTGGCGGATCTGACGCACAGCGAAGAAGTCGGGATGATGATCCTGGGAGGTCCGCTCAAGATCATGTTCGTAACCACGCACGTGGCGCTGCGCGATTTGCCCGATCAATTGACGCAAGTGCGGATCGGGAAAGCCATCCGTCTGGCCGACCGGGCGTTGCGGGACTATTTTGGCGTGGCCAGACCCAGGATCGGCGTGGCGGCGCTCAATCCCCACGCGGGCGAGGGCGGGCTCTTCGGAGATGAGGAGCGCAAGGTTATTCTGCCGGCCTCGCGTCGTGCGCGGACAATCGGCATCCAGGCCAGTGATCCCTTACCGGCCGATACGCTATTCGGCAAGGCGGTGCGGGGAACCTACGACGGGATCGTGGCCATGTACCACGACCAGGGACTCATCCCGCTCAAGCTGGTCGCGTTCGGCACCTGCGTGAACCTCACGATCGGGCTGCCGATCATCCGTACCTCGGTGGATCATGGCACGGCCTTCGATATCGCCGGGAAGGGCTTGGCCGATCCGGGCAGCTTGATCGAGGCCATCAAACTGGCGGCCAGGCTGGCCGGCAACCGAATCAAGAAGGGACGCGCCAGATGA
- a CDS encoding outer membrane lipoprotein carrier protein LolA, translating to MKSKCKMQNAKLAATFFAFLILPFAFAAMPALGAEDVREVVKKLQARYEQTRDLSADFKQTTKIEGFATPILSSGRMYIKKPGRLRWDYADPNVEEIYVNQNDVKMYVPEHKQVLIGKLTQMAASQAPLQLLQGAAKLEEQYVLDQSRAGGRGEGGLPLISLLPKPDGNEAVRTVVRIVLEVQPKTYFIKRVSIHEISGNVSTFEFANLKPNAGLKADLFEFAVPPGVEVVKAPSLSPP from the coding sequence ATGAAGTCCAAATGCAAAATGCAAAATGCAAAATTGGCGGCCACCTTTTTTGCGTTTTTGATTTTGCCGTTTGCGTTTGCGGCCATGCCGGCCCTCGGGGCGGAGGACGTGCGAGAGGTGGTGAAGAAGCTGCAAGCGCGGTATGAGCAGACCCGCGACCTGTCGGCGGACTTCAAACAGACGACCAAGATCGAGGGGTTTGCTACGCCGATCTTGTCCAGCGGGCGGATGTATATCAAAAAACCGGGCCGGTTGCGATGGGACTATGCCGATCCCAACGTGGAAGAGATTTATGTGAATCAGAACGACGTCAAGATGTACGTGCCGGAGCACAAGCAAGTTTTAATCGGCAAGTTGACGCAGATGGCCGCCTCCCAGGCTCCGTTGCAATTGTTGCAAGGCGCCGCCAAGCTGGAGGAGCAATATGTCCTGGACCAGAGCCGGGCCGGCGGTCGAGGCGAGGGGGGATTGCCGTTAATCAGTCTGCTGCCGAAGCCCGATGGCAACGAAGCCGTTCGCACGGTGGTGCGGATCGTGCTGGAAGTCCAGCCCAAGACCTATTTTATCAAACGGGTGTCCATCCACGAGATCAGCGGGAATGTCTCCACCTTCGAATTCGCCAATCTGAAGCCCAACGCCGGGCTGAAGGCGGATCTGTTCGAGTTCGCCGTTCCGCCGGGAGTCGAAGTCGTCAAAGCGCCGTCCCTGAGCCCGCCCTAA
- the larB gene encoding nickel pincer cofactor biosynthesis protein LarB, producing the protein MDHKRLTQLLKDLRAGKLDVPRAAARLRSLPFEELGFASLDHHRSIRQGFPEVILCEGKTKAQVVAIARSLLKKGGPLLATRAEPEVAKALVRLDRRAVYSELARTVVVQPRTPAGKGDVLIVTAGTADIPVAEEARITAEVMGSLVEVLYDVGVAGIHRLLSRTHRLQRARVLVVAAGMDGVLPSVIGGLVDCPVVAVPTSRGYGASFGGLAALLTMLNSCAAGVGVMNIDNGFGAGCLAHRINMLGEKV; encoded by the coding sequence ATGGACCACAAACGGCTGACACAATTATTGAAGGATCTGCGGGCCGGCAAGCTCGATGTGCCGCGTGCGGCTGCGCGTTTGCGGAGCCTCCCGTTCGAAGAACTCGGCTTTGCCTCTCTGGATCATCACCGCTCGATCCGACAGGGCTTTCCGGAGGTGATCCTCTGCGAGGGAAAGACCAAGGCCCAAGTCGTGGCGATTGCACGGAGCCTCCTGAAAAAAGGCGGGCCGCTCTTGGCCACCCGCGCCGAGCCCGAGGTCGCCAAGGCGCTGGTCCGGCTCGACCGCCGCGCGGTCTATTCCGAGTTGGCGCGCACCGTGGTGGTTCAGCCGCGGACGCCGGCCGGCAAAGGCGATGTCCTGATCGTGACCGCGGGCACCGCCGATATTCCGGTCGCCGAGGAGGCGAGGATCACGGCGGAAGTCATGGGCAGCCTGGTCGAGGTCCTCTACGATGTCGGTGTGGCGGGGATCCACCGGCTGCTCAGTCGGACCCATCGGTTGCAGCGGGCGCGCGTGCTTGTCGTGGCGGCCGGGATGGATGGGGTGTTGCCCAGCGTGATCGGCGGATTGGTCGATTGTCCGGTGGTGGCGGTGCCGACCAGCCGGGGTTATGGCGCGAGCTTCGGCGGGCTGGCGGCCTTGCTGACGATGCTGAATTCCTGCGCCGCCGGGGTTGGCGTCATGAACATTGATAACGGGTTCGGGGCCGGGTGCCTGGCCCACCGTATCAATATGCTGGGGGAGAAAGTTTGA
- the larC gene encoding nickel pincer cofactor biosynthesis protein LarC, which translates to MRHLHCDCFSGVSGDMLLGALVDAGLPLKDLARGLKFVRAGEYALKAKPVMRGSLHATKVDVVIRRGVAAPLSLSQIRRTITSSRLPAPVKERSLDVFDRLARAEGLAHRVPPAKVHFHEVGVVDSLVDVVGTVLGCHLLGVTRVTASPINVGAGTITSAHGALPVPGPAVAALARSVPVYSAGPARELATPTGVALLLALVQDFCPLPPMLPTSVGYGAGTADPPGWPNVLRVFLGEDRSSAWGCSETIVQIETNLDDLNPQAYETVMERLFAAGALDVTLTPVIMKRGRPGITLTALASRDQVQAVAGVVLRDTTTLGIRMQDVGRLVLSRRIQKVRTAGGVVRVKVAQAGAGREKAAPEYRDCRRIAERTGRPVREVMDDARLAYRTRKAKVRSHK; encoded by the coding sequence GTGAGGCATCTGCATTGCGATTGTTTTTCGGGGGTCAGCGGCGACATGCTGCTGGGCGCGTTGGTGGACGCGGGGTTGCCGCTCAAGGACTTGGCGCGCGGCCTCAAGTTCGTGCGCGCCGGCGAATATGCCTTGAAGGCGAAGCCGGTGATGCGGGGCAGCCTGCATGCCACGAAGGTGGACGTCGTGATCCGGCGGGGCGTTGCCGCTCCGCTGTCGTTGAGCCAGATCCGGCGCACCATTACATCCAGCCGGCTGCCGGCGCCGGTGAAAGAGCGCAGCCTGGACGTGTTCGACCGGCTCGCGCGTGCGGAAGGTCTGGCGCATCGGGTGCCGCCCGCGAAGGTCCACTTTCACGAGGTCGGGGTGGTGGATTCGCTCGTCGACGTGGTGGGGACGGTGCTGGGGTGCCATCTCCTCGGCGTGACGCGCGTGACGGCCTCGCCGATCAACGTGGGGGCGGGAACGATTACGAGCGCGCATGGCGCTCTGCCGGTCCCCGGTCCTGCGGTCGCGGCCTTGGCCCGGTCGGTGCCGGTGTACAGCGCCGGCCCCGCGCGCGAATTGGCGACACCGACGGGGGTCGCGCTGCTGCTGGCCCTTGTACAAGACTTCTGTCCCTTGCCTCCCATGCTGCCCACCTCCGTCGGGTACGGCGCCGGTACGGCCGATCCGCCCGGGTGGCCGAACGTGCTGCGTGTTTTTCTGGGCGAGGACCGGTCGTCCGCCTGGGGTTGTTCCGAGACGATCGTCCAGATCGAGACGAACCTGGACGATCTGAACCCCCAAGCCTATGAGACCGTGATGGAACGGCTCTTTGCGGCCGGGGCCCTGGATGTGACCCTGACCCCCGTGATCATGAAGCGCGGGCGTCCCGGGATTACGTTGACCGCTCTGGCGTCGCGCGATCAGGTCCAAGCGGTGGCGGGGGTGGTCTTGCGGGACACGACCACGCTGGGCATCAGGATGCAGGACGTCGGCCGGTTGGTTTTGTCCCGGCGCATCCAGAAGGTTCGCACGGCGGGGGGCGTCGTGCGGGTCAAGGTGGCTCAGGCCGGAGCGGGCCGTGAAAAAGCGGCGCCCGAGTATCGGGACTGCCGGCGGATTGCGGAGCGGACCGGAAGGCCGGTGCGCGAGGTCATGGACGACGCGCGGCTCGCGTACCGCACGCGCAAAGCAAAAGTACGGAGCCACAAGTGA